ACGGTCGACCTGCACACCGACCAGATCCAGGGCTTCTTCGACGGCCCGGTGGACCACCTCTCCGCCCTGAACGTCCTCGCGGACTACGTGGGCGCCAAGGTGGACCGCACCAAGCTGACGATCGTCTCCCCGGACGCCGGCCGCGTGCGCGTGGCCGACCGCTGGTGCGACCGTCTGGACGCGCCGCTGGCCATCGTGCACAAGCGCCGCGACAAGGACGTCGCCAACCAGGTGACCGTCCACGAGGTCGTCGGTGAGGTCAAGGGCCGCGTCTGTGTCCTGGTCGACGACATGATCGACACCGGTGGCACCATCTGCGCCGCGGCCGACGCGCTGTTCGCGCACGGCGCCGAGGACGTCATCGTGACGGCCACGCACGGCATCCTGTCGGGCCCGGCCGCCGACCGCCTGAAGAACTCCAAGGTCAGCGAGTTCGTGTTCACGAACACCCTGCCGGACCCGTCCGACCTGGAGCTCGACAAGATCACGGTGCTGTCGATCGCCCCGATGATCGCGCGCGCGGTGCGCGAGGTCTTCGAGGACGGTTCGGTCACCAGCCTCTTCGAGG
Above is a genomic segment from Streptomyces sp. NBC_01233 containing:
- a CDS encoding ribose-phosphate diphosphokinase, whose translation is MTGIKTTGEKKLMLFSGRAHPELAEEVAHQLGVGLVPTKAFDFANGEIYVRFQESARGADCFLIQSHTAPINKWIMEQLIMIDALKRASARSITVIIPSYGYARQDKKHKGREPISARLVADLLKTSGADRILTVDLHTDQIQGFFDGPVDHLSALNVLADYVGAKVDRTKLTIVSPDAGRVRVADRWCDRLDAPLAIVHKRRDKDVANQVTVHEVVGEVKGRVCVLVDDMIDTGGTICAAADALFAHGAEDVIVTATHGILSGPAADRLKNSKVSEFVFTNTLPDPSDLELDKITVLSIAPMIARAVREVFEDGSVTSLFEEQQ